One genomic segment of Rhodothermales bacterium includes these proteins:
- a CDS encoding BamA/TamA family outer membrane protein — protein MPRRLRHALSRLALALALLLPAAWLATAPALAQYHFYYGRNKIQYEGFDWHVLRTDHFDIYYYPEMQALAEHGAHFAEEAYGELENKFDFSLNHRVPLIFYSSNLHFKQTNITPGFIPDGVGGFFEFLKGRVVIPANGNIHRFRRVIRHELVHVFTYSKLTRVMRDHRRPLDGVPPLWFTEGLAEYWSGEPDFQHEMVLRDAVASNYFVPLENLDRIYGTYLMYKEGEAACRFIAETYGEEKLLRLLEEFWRDPDFRKVMETVLRVDYRDLSDQWTAWVQEQYFPKLDEATPPTLVSEAVTARGFSGKPAFYQHADGRREIVFVGNRDGYMNLFAVEVDAEGEPLDEPRVLVEGERSGRFEAFHFFESRMDVSPDGKLAFVTQSGEADVIHVYDLARDAFETTYRFDDLIAVYSPSWDPTGTRLAFTSIDMSGFADLYTYDTTTDALRKLTNDAYDDRDPAWSPDGERLAFSSDRTDFGEDGAYNIFSLTLATGAVDYVTYGEQVDLSPAWSPDGERLVYISSRRGEDGKFSGQDLWVADMRRPPGEPAEIALVDAGDPVALPETAREETQLTAFTGAAFDPVWTDDDDLLFATIEDSRFTIRRAPADSLILAPRRRAVVGLADRADAEPWAYGRLRVQDEERRQPYRKSYTLDAAQGALSTNPVWGTSGGAVLAFSDLLGNDQIYVSAYSTRVPGRSFVDGLNASVTRIHLGRRANYGYGVYRYSGQRYDLTDPDAADVYPVFFEQLVGVVGLVSYPISKFQRVDVQSSFNYDRKEIFISDIDREAFLLSNAIGVTHDNALYDYNGPIDGWKANVTAAYTTDVRFSNVSYYTLTADARHYLRIVPGVTFASWGLVRTNVGREARLSLLGGSWDLRGFPLFRVRGRNMWFTSQELRFPILERPSAYIPLLAPFGIVNLRGALFADAAHVWNDDYDQRQPQLYAGSDLGAVGVGLRMNLFGGFILRYDTGYRFLDGLQWSERDRFSSFFFGYNF, from the coding sequence ATGCCCCGACGCCTCCGACACGCGCTCTCCCGCCTCGCGCTCGCCCTCGCGCTGCTGCTCCCGGCCGCGTGGCTCGCCACGGCGCCCGCCCTCGCGCAGTACCACTTCTACTACGGCCGCAATAAGATCCAGTACGAGGGGTTCGACTGGCACGTCCTCCGCACGGACCACTTCGACATCTACTACTACCCCGAGATGCAGGCGCTCGCCGAGCACGGCGCGCACTTCGCCGAGGAGGCCTATGGCGAGCTGGAGAACAAGTTCGACTTCTCCCTCAACCACCGCGTCCCCCTCATCTTCTACTCGTCGAACCTCCACTTCAAGCAGACGAACATCACGCCGGGCTTCATCCCCGACGGCGTCGGCGGGTTCTTCGAGTTCCTCAAAGGGCGCGTCGTGATCCCGGCGAACGGCAACATCCACCGCTTCCGCCGCGTGATCCGGCACGAGCTCGTCCACGTGTTCACCTACTCCAAGCTCACGCGGGTGATGCGCGACCACCGCCGCCCGCTCGACGGCGTCCCGCCGCTGTGGTTCACCGAGGGGCTGGCCGAATACTGGAGCGGCGAGCCGGACTTCCAGCACGAGATGGTCCTCCGCGACGCCGTCGCGAGCAACTACTTCGTCCCGCTCGAAAACCTCGACCGCATCTACGGCACGTACCTCATGTACAAGGAGGGCGAGGCCGCCTGCCGCTTCATCGCTGAGACCTACGGCGAGGAGAAGCTCCTCCGCCTCCTCGAAGAGTTCTGGCGCGACCCCGATTTCCGCAAGGTGATGGAGACGGTGCTCCGCGTGGACTACCGCGACCTCTCGGATCAGTGGACGGCGTGGGTGCAGGAGCAGTACTTCCCCAAGCTCGACGAGGCCACGCCGCCGACGCTCGTCTCCGAGGCCGTCACCGCGCGCGGCTTCAGCGGCAAGCCCGCGTTCTACCAGCACGCCGACGGCCGCCGCGAGATCGTCTTCGTCGGCAACCGCGACGGGTACATGAACCTCTTCGCCGTCGAGGTGGACGCCGAGGGCGAGCCGCTCGACGAGCCGCGCGTGCTCGTCGAGGGCGAGCGGAGCGGGCGGTTCGAGGCATTCCACTTCTTCGAGAGCCGGATGGACGTCAGCCCCGACGGCAAGCTCGCCTTCGTCACGCAGAGCGGCGAGGCCGACGTGATCCACGTCTACGACCTCGCCCGCGACGCATTCGAGACGACCTACCGCTTCGACGACCTCATCGCAGTCTACTCGCCGTCGTGGGACCCCACGGGCACCCGCCTTGCCTTCACGTCGATCGACATGAGCGGCTTCGCCGACCTCTACACCTACGACACTACGACCGACGCCCTCCGCAAGCTGACCAACGACGCCTACGACGACCGCGACCCCGCGTGGAGCCCCGACGGCGAGCGGCTCGCGTTCTCCTCCGACCGCACCGACTTCGGCGAGGACGGGGCGTACAACATCTTCTCGCTCACGCTCGCTACGGGCGCGGTGGACTACGTCACGTACGGCGAGCAGGTCGACCTCTCGCCCGCGTGGAGCCCCGACGGCGAGCGGCTCGTCTACATCTCGTCGCGGCGCGGCGAGGACGGGAAGTTCAGCGGGCAGGACCTCTGGGTGGCCGACATGCGCCGCCCGCCCGGCGAGCCGGCCGAGATCGCGCTCGTGGATGCCGGCGACCCGGTCGCGTTGCCCGAGACGGCGCGGGAGGAGACGCAGCTCACCGCGTTCACGGGGGCCGCCTTCGACCCCGTGTGGACCGACGACGACGACCTCCTCTTTGCCACGATCGAGGACTCGCGCTTCACGATCCGCCGCGCCCCCGCCGACTCGCTCATCCTCGCGCCGCGCCGCCGCGCTGTCGTCGGGCTCGCGGACCGCGCCGACGCCGAGCCGTGGGCGTACGGCCGCCTCCGGGTGCAAGACGAGGAACGCCGCCAGCCCTACCGCAAGTCGTACACGCTCGACGCCGCGCAGGGCGCGCTCTCCACGAACCCGGTGTGGGGCACGAGCGGCGGCGCCGTGCTCGCCTTCTCTGACCTCCTCGGCAACGACCAGATCTACGTCTCGGCCTACAGCACGCGCGTCCCCGGCCGCTCGTTCGTCGACGGGCTCAACGCCTCCGTCACCCGGATCCACCTCGGCCGCCGCGCCAACTACGGCTACGGCGTCTACCGCTACAGCGGCCAGCGCTACGACCTCACCGACCCCGACGCCGCCGATGTCTACCCCGTGTTCTTCGAGCAGCTCGTCGGCGTGGTCGGGCTCGTGAGCTACCCGATCTCGAAGTTCCAGCGCGTCGACGTCCAGTCCTCGTTCAACTACGACCGGAAAGAGATCTTCATCAGCGACATCGACCGCGAGGCGTTCCTCCTCTCGAACGCGATCGGCGTCACGCACGACAACGCGCTCTACGACTACAACGGCCCCATCGACGGGTGGAAGGCGAACGTGACGGCGGCCTATACCACCGACGTCCGCTTCTCGAACGTGAGCTACTACACCCTCACCGCCGACGCTCGCCACTACCTCCGCATCGTGCCCGGCGTGACCTTCGCCTCATGGGGGCTCGTGCGGACGAACGTCGGGCGGGAGGCGCGGCTGTCGCTACTCGGCGGGAGCTGGGACCTCCGCGGCTTCCCGCTCTTCCGCGTCCGCGGGCGCAACATGTGGTTCACCTCGCAGGAGCTCCGCTTCCCGATTCTCGAACGCCCGAGCGCGTACATCCCGCTCCTCGCGCCGTTCGGCATCGTGAACCTCCGCGGCGCCCTCTTCGCCGACGCCGCCCACGTCTGGAACGATGACTACGACCAGCGCCAGCCGCAACTCTACGCGGGGAGCGACCTCGGCGCGGTCGGTGTCGGCCTGCGGATGAACCTCTTTGGCGGCTTCATCCTCCGCTACGACACCGGCTACCGCTTCCTCGACGGCCTCCAGTGGTCCGAGCGCGACCGGTTCTCGTCCTTCTTCTTCGGCTACAACTTTTAA
- a CDS encoding integron integrase: MDSAPLPDAAAPRLLDLVRLACRLRHYSYRTEQAYTGWVRRFCRYHRDGRGRPRHPATMREPEVTAFLTHLAVDRHVAASTQNQALAALLFLYDAVLGAPLGPLGDEAADGPRALVRAKRPRRLPVVLTREEVERVLTHLRGTHRLIAMLLYGSGLRLTEALRLRVKDLDSGYAHLVVRDGKGGKDRITVFPEAVHEPVERHLGRERLRYEAELDEGTATVSLPGALERKYPNAATEWGWRYVFPAAQPSVDPRSGRELRHHLGPSAVQRAVRRAARRAEIAKPVSPHVFRHSFATHLLARGADIRTVQELLGHASVNTTMVYTHVLNRGGLGVVSPLDALRL, encoded by the coding sequence ATGGACTCCGCCCCGCTCCCCGACGCCGCCGCGCCCCGGCTCCTCGACCTCGTCCGCCTCGCCTGTCGGCTCCGACACTACAGCTACCGGACGGAGCAGGCGTATACCGGCTGGGTCCGCCGCTTCTGCCGCTACCACCGCGACGGCCGCGGCCGCCCGCGCCATCCAGCGACGATGCGCGAGCCCGAGGTCACCGCCTTTCTCACACACCTCGCCGTAGACCGTCACGTTGCCGCCTCGACGCAGAACCAGGCCCTTGCGGCGCTCCTCTTCCTCTACGACGCGGTGCTCGGTGCCCCGCTCGGCCCCCTCGGCGACGAGGCCGCCGACGGCCCCCGGGCGCTCGTCCGGGCCAAACGTCCGCGCCGGCTCCCCGTCGTGCTCACCCGGGAGGAGGTGGAGCGCGTGCTGACTCACCTGCGCGGGACGCACCGGCTCATCGCCATGCTCCTCTACGGCTCCGGCCTTCGGCTCACCGAGGCGCTCCGCCTCCGGGTCAAAGACCTCGACTCCGGCTATGCCCACCTCGTCGTCCGCGACGGGAAGGGGGGGAAGGACCGCATCACGGTCTTCCCCGAGGCAGTGCACGAGCCGGTGGAGCGGCACCTCGGCCGTGAGCGACTCCGCTACGAGGCCGAACTCGACGAGGGCACCGCGACGGTCTCGCTCCCCGGTGCGCTGGAGCGGAAGTATCCGAACGCAGCGACCGAATGGGGCTGGCGCTACGTGTTCCCGGCCGCGCAGCCCTCCGTGGACCCGAGAAGCGGGCGGGAGCTGCGCCACCACCTCGGGCCGAGCGCGGTGCAACGGGCCGTACGGCGGGCCGCACGCCGAGCGGAGATCGCGAAGCCCGTCTCGCCGCACGTCTTCCGGCACTCCTTCGCCACGCACCTCCTCGCGCGAGGGGCCGACATCCGCACGGTGCAGGAGCTGCTCGGCCACGCCAGCGTCAACACGACGATGGTCTACACCCACGTCCTCAACCGGGGCGGGCTCGGCGTCGTGAGCCCGCTCGACGCGCTGCGGCTCTGA
- a CDS encoding sugar O-acetyltransferase produces MKDPRFQPDGRSNRDRMLAGDQYIADDPDLKRESDRASVLTAQYNATAGDDHEGRGRLLRELLGSVGTDTVIRPPFRCDYGYRTHIGARTFANWGLVALDVGRITIGDDVQIGPNVQLLTATHPLEAGPRRAKWEGSEPVAIGDNVWLGGGVIVCPGVTIGENTVVGAGAVVVRDLPANVVAVGSPARVIRHL; encoded by the coding sequence ATGAAGGACCCACGCTTCCAGCCGGACGGCCGATCCAACCGCGACCGCATGCTCGCCGGGGACCAGTACATCGCCGACGACCCCGACCTCAAGCGGGAGAGCGATCGGGCCTCCGTGCTGACGGCGCAGTACAACGCTACCGCCGGCGACGACCACGAGGGGCGCGGCCGACTCCTCCGCGAATTGCTCGGCTCCGTCGGTACCGACACGGTCATCCGCCCGCCCTTCCGCTGCGACTACGGCTACCGGACGCACATCGGGGCCCGCACGTTCGCTAACTGGGGGCTCGTCGCCCTCGACGTGGGCCGGATTACGATCGGCGACGATGTCCAGATCGGCCCGAACGTTCAACTCCTTACTGCGACGCACCCGCTGGAGGCGGGGCCGAGGCGGGCGAAGTGGGAGGGCTCGGAGCCGGTCGCCATCGGGGACAACGTGTGGCTTGGCGGCGGCGTTATCGTATGCCCCGGGGTCACCATCGGCGAGAACACGGTGGTAGGCGCGGGCGCGGTCGTCGTCCGTGACCTGCCGGCGAACGTCGTCGCAGTAGGTAGCCCGGCCCGGGTCATTCGGCACCTCTGA
- a CDS encoding MarC family protein encodes MFEQGVSVLSAAIVLLFVMDPLGNTPLFLTLLKDIERRRRRYIIVRELLIALAILLAFLFFGQGLLNLLELEQESVTIAGGIVLMIIGMRMIFPTKEGVMGDQGGGEPFIVPLAIPLIAGPSALATLILMVRSDPSAMGKWLLALLLAWGASAAVILAAPFLYGLLKDRGLSALERLMGMLLVMIAVQMLVTGIKTAFELGG; translated from the coding sequence ATGTTCGAGCAAGGCGTATCGGTGCTCTCGGCAGCCATCGTCCTCCTCTTCGTGATGGACCCGCTCGGCAACACGCCGCTCTTCCTCACGCTGCTGAAGGACATCGAGCGGCGGCGGCGGCGCTACATCATCGTCCGCGAGTTGCTCATCGCGCTCGCGATCCTGCTCGCGTTCCTCTTCTTCGGGCAGGGTTTGTTGAACCTCCTCGAACTGGAGCAGGAGTCCGTCACGATCGCGGGCGGCATCGTGCTCATGATCATCGGCATGCGGATGATCTTCCCGACGAAGGAAGGCGTGATGGGGGATCAGGGCGGCGGCGAGCCGTTCATCGTCCCGCTCGCGATCCCGCTCATCGCCGGGCCGTCGGCACTGGCGACGCTCATCCTCATGGTCCGCAGCGACCCCAGCGCGATGGGGAAGTGGCTGCTCGCGCTGCTGCTGGCGTGGGGGGCGTCGGCGGCGGTCATCCTCGCCGCACCGTTCCTCTACGGGCTGCTCAAAGACCGGGGGCTCTCGGCGCTAGAGCGGCTGATGGGGATGCTCCTCGTGATGATCGCTGTGCAAATGCTCGTCACCGGGATCAAGACGGCGTTCGAATTGGGAGGGTGA
- a CDS encoding peptidoglycan recognition family protein: MRIALGTLCLLTLALGSCRPEIASPTSDNAPVIVPRTAWGAQPDIAERMTPTGAVRFVTIHHTATPDSIEEATHLRSIQRGHQEVDHAWGDIAYHYLIGPSGAIYEGRAERFAPSSGTVYLTPAQWSAAPQNDLGQTTAAIPLGPDGQEVTRPGASAGHLLISVLGDYSERLPTPEARDAIVRLAAAKLYEHGLSTDDVYFHREVAVFTDCPGQRFYDWFRGPTRQRGTRGEGLQRIAAELDRLRAAD; the protein is encoded by the coding sequence ATGCGCATCGCCCTCGGCACGCTCTGCCTCCTCACGCTCGCGCTCGGGTCCTGCCGTCCCGAGATCGCGTCTCCGACCTCGGACAACGCACCGGTGATCGTGCCGCGTACCGCGTGGGGCGCCCAGCCGGACATCGCCGAGCGGATGACCCCGACGGGCGCGGTCCGCTTTGTGACGATCCACCACACGGCCACGCCGGATTCCATCGAGGAGGCGACGCACCTGCGCAGCATCCAGCGCGGGCACCAGGAGGTCGATCACGCATGGGGCGACATCGCGTACCACTACCTCATCGGCCCGTCGGGCGCGATCTACGAGGGCCGCGCCGAGCGCTTCGCCCCGTCGAGCGGGACGGTGTACCTCACACCCGCGCAGTGGTCGGCCGCGCCGCAGAACGACCTCGGGCAGACGACGGCCGCGATCCCGCTCGGCCCCGACGGGCAGGAGGTGACCCGCCCCGGCGCTTCGGCGGGCCACCTCCTGATCTCCGTCCTCGGCGACTACAGCGAGCGGCTGCCGACGCCCGAGGCGCGGGACGCCATCGTCCGGCTCGCCGCGGCGAAGCTCTACGAGCACGGCCTCTCCACCGACGACGTCTACTTCCACCGCGAGGTCGCCGTCTTCACCGACTGCCCCGGCCAGCGCTTCTACGACTGGTTCCGGGGACCGACCCGCCAACGCGGCACCCGCGGCGAAGGCCTCCAGCGCATCGCCGCTGAACTCGACCGGCTGCGCGCCGCTGACTGA
- a CDS encoding bifunctional phosphoglucose/phosphomannose isomerase codes for MQDLIDRLDPADMFGAVRAFPDHVREGWTRAADFIAAHRAADLRQVVIVGMGGSAIGGDLVRTYCRDTSPVPISVVRDYTLPASVGEGTLVIASSYSGGTEETLSAFDAARERGADIYVITSGGELQDRAERDGLPHVVIPGGLQPRAALGYSLGALLRMANKLGLCDVSDAEYTEALDVVDAGAAEYADTDGNEALDLARALEGTIPVVYTGPGLMQAVGVRWMNQIHENAKQLAFGNVFAELNHNEVMGWESAPDDLRGRLHVLVLRDAADHPQIQRRMDVTRDLLAGDAAGWTEISSRGESKLARMLSMIQHGDFVSYYLAMLVGVDPTPVETIQQLKRTLAEA; via the coding sequence ATGCAAGACCTGATTGACCGGCTCGACCCTGCCGACATGTTCGGTGCCGTCCGCGCCTTTCCCGACCACGTCCGCGAAGGTTGGACCCGCGCCGCTGACTTCATCGCCGCCCACCGCGCCGCCGACCTCCGGCAGGTCGTGATCGTGGGGATGGGCGGCTCTGCGATCGGCGGGGACCTCGTGCGGACGTACTGCCGCGACACGTCGCCCGTCCCCATCTCCGTCGTCCGCGACTACACGCTCCCGGCGTCGGTGGGCGAGGGGACGCTCGTGATCGCGTCGAGCTATTCGGGCGGGACGGAAGAGACGCTCTCGGCGTTCGATGCAGCGAGGGAGCGCGGCGCGGATATCTACGTCATCACGTCCGGCGGCGAGTTACAAGACCGCGCCGAGCGCGATGGGCTCCCGCACGTCGTCATCCCCGGCGGGCTCCAGCCCCGCGCCGCCCTCGGCTACTCGCTCGGCGCGCTCCTCCGCATGGCGAACAAGCTCGGCCTCTGCGACGTGTCCGACGCCGAGTACACCGAAGCCCTCGACGTCGTCGACGCCGGCGCTGCCGAGTACGCCGACACCGACGGGAACGAGGCGCTCGACCTCGCCCGCGCGCTCGAAGGCACGATCCCCGTCGTGTACACGGGGCCGGGGCTGATGCAGGCCGTCGGCGTGCGGTGGATGAACCAGATCCACGAGAACGCCAAGCAGCTCGCCTTCGGGAACGTCTTCGCCGAGTTAAACCACAACGAGGTGATGGGGTGGGAGTCCGCCCCCGACGACCTCCGCGGCCGGCTCCACGTCCTCGTCCTCCGCGACGCCGCCGACCACCCGCAGATCCAGCGGCGGATGGACGTGACGCGCGACCTCCTCGCGGGCGATGCGGCGGGCTGGACCGAGATCTCGTCGCGCGGCGAGAGCAAGCTGGCGCGGATGCTCTCGATGATTCAGCACGGCGACTTCGTGTCGTACTACCTCGCCATGCTCGTCGGCGTGGACCCGACGCCGGTCGAGACGATCCAGCAACTCAAGCGGACTCTCGCCGAGGCGTGA
- the ptsP gene encoding phosphoenolpyruvate--protein phosphotransferase translates to MPEDPAHSISELSDERAAAGERMVEGVGVAPGIAIGTAMVFAGESFRASKRRVDGDEAEEELARFERAVQRAERELNKIATFAREKLGESSAEIFHAQTLILRDPELHDDVAALIRDENYGADFAAQTVFDHIRQRMAGSQSEYLRERANDLVDVQNRLLRNLQQSKAFARIEHERIVVAENLTAADILLFSRRNILGCALDFGGPTSHVSIMARALGVPAVVSLHGFSQTVEGGETIILDGFSGRVTLNPTEETLAAYRERDAVYRRGLEARQELVPLPAETKDGHRIALRANVELEEELPLLQRYGAEGIGLFRTEMLLLAKGRPIDEEEQLAVYQSALRATRPHPTTFRLIDLGGDKLLPMAHREHNPFLGWRGIRILLDKPDLLRPQLRAILRAAAEGPARILLPMVSALDEVKRFRALMDDAVASLERDGLAYEADVDVGIMVEVPSVALTLDRFASEVDFFSIGSNDLTQFTLAVDRGNDLVANRYAELHPAVLSLIELTAKAGARHGISVSLCGEMASNPRVAPLLIGLGLTELSVSPAFLLDVKRAIRSCSKKKMTALAEVALEQPDAQSVITLLNTWLREHVPELAAFFDGDS, encoded by the coding sequence GTGCCCGAAGACCCTGCACATTCCATCTCAGAACTGTCCGACGAACGCGCTGCCGCGGGCGAGCGCATGGTCGAGGGCGTCGGCGTCGCGCCGGGCATCGCGATCGGGACGGCGATGGTCTTCGCCGGGGAGTCGTTCCGGGCGTCGAAGCGGCGCGTGGATGGGGACGAGGCCGAGGAAGAGCTCGCTCGGTTCGAGCGGGCCGTGCAGCGCGCCGAGCGCGAGTTGAACAAGATCGCGACGTTCGCCCGCGAGAAACTCGGCGAGAGCAGCGCAGAGATCTTCCACGCGCAGACGCTGATCCTCCGCGACCCCGAGCTGCACGACGACGTGGCGGCGCTCATCCGCGACGAGAACTACGGCGCCGATTTCGCCGCGCAGACCGTCTTCGACCACATCCGGCAGCGGATGGCGGGGAGCCAGAGCGAGTACCTCCGCGAGCGCGCGAATGACCTCGTGGACGTGCAGAACCGGCTCCTCCGCAATCTCCAGCAGAGCAAGGCCTTCGCCCGCATCGAGCACGAGCGGATCGTCGTGGCCGAGAACCTCACGGCGGCGGACATCCTTCTCTTCAGCCGCCGCAACATCCTCGGCTGCGCCCTCGACTTCGGCGGGCCGACGTCCCACGTATCGATCATGGCCCGCGCCCTCGGCGTGCCGGCCGTCGTCAGCCTCCACGGCTTCTCGCAGACCGTCGAGGGCGGCGAGACGATCATCCTCGACGGCTTCTCCGGCCGCGTCACGCTCAACCCGACCGAGGAGACGCTCGCGGCCTATCGCGAGCGCGACGCCGTGTACCGGCGTGGGCTCGAAGCGCGGCAGGAGCTCGTCCCGCTCCCGGCCGAGACGAAGGACGGCCACCGCATTGCGCTCCGTGCGAACGTCGAGCTCGAAGAGGAGCTCCCGCTGCTCCAGCGCTACGGCGCCGAAGGCATCGGCCTCTTCCGCACCGAGATGCTGCTGCTCGCGAAGGGCCGGCCCATCGACGAAGAGGAGCAGCTCGCCGTCTACCAGTCCGCGCTCCGCGCCACGCGCCCGCACCCGACGACGTTTCGCCTCATCGACCTCGGCGGAGACAAGCTGCTCCCGATGGCGCACCGCGAGCACAACCCGTTCCTCGGCTGGCGCGGCATCCGCATCCTCCTCGACAAGCCCGACCTCCTCCGCCCGCAGCTCCGCGCGATCCTCCGCGCCGCCGCCGAAGGCCCCGCCCGCATCCTCCTCCCGATGGTGTCGGCGCTCGACGAGGTCAAGCGCTTCCGCGCGCTGATGGACGACGCCGTGGCCTCGCTCGAGCGCGACGGGCTCGCGTACGAGGCAGACGTCGACGTGGGGATCATGGTCGAGGTGCCGTCGGTGGCGCTCACGCTCGACCGGTTCGCGTCGGAGGTGGACTTCTTCTCGATCGGCTCGAACGACCTCACGCAGTTCACGCTCGCCGTGGATCGCGGCAACGACCTCGTCGCCAACCGCTACGCCGAGCTGCACCCGGCCGTGCTCAGCCTCATCGAGCTGACGGCGAAGGCGGGCGCGCGGCACGGCATCTCGGTGAGCCTCTGCGGCGAGATGGCGAGTAACCCCCGCGTCGCCCCGCTCCTCATCGGGCTCGGGCTGACGGAGCTGAGCGTGTCGCCGGCATTCCTGCTCGACGTGAAGCGCGCCATCCGCTCGTGCTCCAAGAAGAAGATGACCGCGCTCGCCGAGGTCGCCCTGGAGCAACCCGACGCGCAGTCCGTCATCACGCTCCTCAACACGTGGCTGCGCGAGCACGTCCCCGAACTCGCCGCCTTCTTCGACGGCGACTCGTAA
- a CDS encoding HPr family phosphocarrier protein — MIERDVTVRNKAGIHTRPASMVVRTASKFKSEFYIRTDGYEINGKSIIGVMTLAAEQGAVLTLIFDGDDEAAAVEAMTELFNNGFGEPI; from the coding sequence ATGATCGAACGTGACGTCACCGTCCGCAACAAAGCGGGCATCCACACCCGCCCGGCCTCGATGGTCGTGCGGACCGCATCGAAGTTCAAATCCGAGTTCTACATCCGCACCGACGGGTACGAGATCAACGGCAAGAGCATCATCGGCGTGATGACGCTCGCGGCCGAGCAGGGCGCCGTCCTCACGCTCATCTTCGATGGGGACGACGAGGCCGCCGCCGTCGAAGCGATGACCGAGCTGTTCAACAACGGCTTCGGCGAGCCGATCTGA
- a CDS encoding polyprenyl synthetase family protein: MSSSSSTTLAAPDASEHIGRLTDTVNRGLAALALPAEPARLYEPVRYVLDGGGKRLRPALLLLAAEVFDVPTERALPAALAVEVFHNFTLVHDDIMDHAEERRGRPSVHILWDESTAILAGDLMMGMAYDLLAQTETDRLADLIRVFHRMVARLCEGQALDEQFETEGEVTVPRYLDMIDRKTGALLEAVLELGGLIGGADAEERAKLAEAGHAFGRAFQIQDDLLDLTADDEQWGKTIGGDLMEGKKTFLLLRALERAGGDERAWFRRIVTDGGLPEADIAEARRRMDALGVLDEARTEVLRHYDIGERAVRALPAGSGRDGLLWIAGRMARRVR; encoded by the coding sequence GTGTCCTCCTCTTCCTCCACCACGCTCGCCGCTCCCGACGCGTCGGAGCACATCGGCCGGCTCACCGACACGGTGAACCGCGGGCTCGCCGCCCTCGCGCTGCCCGCTGAGCCCGCGCGGCTGTACGAGCCTGTGCGCTACGTGCTCGACGGCGGCGGGAAGCGGCTCCGGCCCGCGCTCCTCCTCCTCGCCGCCGAGGTCTTCGACGTGCCCACCGAGCGGGCGCTCCCCGCCGCCCTCGCCGTCGAGGTGTTCCACAACTTCACGCTCGTCCACGACGACATCATGGACCACGCCGAGGAGCGGCGCGGCCGCCCCTCCGTTCACATCCTCTGGGACGAGAGCACGGCGATCCTCGCCGGCGACCTCATGATGGGGATGGCGTACGACCTCCTCGCGCAGACCGAGACCGACCGGCTCGCCGACCTCATCCGCGTCTTCCACCGCATGGTGGCGCGGCTCTGCGAGGGGCAGGCGCTCGACGAGCAGTTCGAGACCGAGGGCGAGGTGACGGTCCCGCGCTACCTCGACATGATCGACCGGAAGACGGGGGCGCTCCTCGAAGCCGTGCTCGAACTCGGCGGGCTGATCGGCGGGGCAGACGCGGAGGAGCGCGCGAAGCTCGCCGAAGCCGGCCACGCTTTCGGCCGGGCCTTCCAGATTCAGGACGACTTGCTGGACTTGACGGCCGACGACGAGCAGTGGGGCAAGACGATCGGCGGCGATTTGATGGAGGGGAAGAAGACCTTCCTGCTCCTCCGCGCCCTCGAACGCGCCGGAGGCGATGAGCGCGCGTGGTTCCGCCGCATCGTCACCGATGGTGGGTTGCCCGAAGCCGACATCGCCGAGGCGCGGCGCCGGATGGACGCGCTCGGTGTGCTCGATGAGGCCCGCACCGAAGTGCTCCGACATTACGACATCGGCGAGCGGGCCGTGCGTGCGCTCCCGGCAGGGTCCGGCCGCGACGGGCTGCTCTGGATCGCAGGTCGCATGGCCCGGCGCGTGCGGTGA
- a CDS encoding adenylate kinase translates to MRLVLFGPPGAGKGTQARRLTERFTLRQISTGDLFRTALREETPVGLEAKRYLDAGKLVPDAVVNRMVEGALDALGHDGFILDGFPRTVEQAEWLLRFLDAHDAPLDAVLSLKVDPERIVQRLSRRRTDRETGEIYHLDFNPPPPHIPADRLLHRSDDQPDAIRTRLGVYEDETRPVEQVFRGRVPFFEIDGIGEIDEVQQRVEHALGEAEVRGV, encoded by the coding sequence ATGCGCCTTGTTCTGTTCGGGCCGCCGGGAGCCGGTAAGGGCACCCAGGCCCGGCGGCTGACCGAGCGGTTCACCCTCCGGCAGATCTCCACCGGCGACCTCTTCCGCACCGCGCTCCGCGAGGAGACGCCCGTCGGCCTCGAAGCGAAGCGCTACCTCGACGCGGGCAAGCTCGTGCCCGACGCCGTCGTGAACCGCATGGTGGAGGGCGCCCTCGATGCGCTCGGCCACGACGGGTTCATCCTCGACGGCTTCCCGCGCACCGTCGAGCAGGCCGAGTGGCTCCTCCGCTTCCTCGACGCGCATGACGCACCGCTCGACGCCGTGTTGAGTCTGAAGGTCGATCCCGAGCGCATCGTGCAGCGCCTCTCGCGCCGCCGCACCGACCGCGAGACCGGCGAGATCTACCACCTCGACTTCAACCCGCCCCCGCCGCACATTCCCGCCGACCGCCTCCTGCACCGCTCCGACGACCAGCCCGACGCCATCCGCACGCGGCTCGGCGTCTACGAGGACGAGACGCGGCCCGTCGAGCAGGTCTTCCGCGGCCGCGTCCCGTTCTTCGAGATCGACGGCATCGGCGAGATCGACGAGGTGCAGCAGCGCGTCGAACACGCCCTCGGCGAAGCCGAAGTGCGCGGCGTGTAG